GACCGGATGTGCTGGCGGTCAATACCTTGGGGCAGCTCGCGGAGAACCCGCGGGTGATCGCCCTGCGCGCCTTTATCACCAGCTGGCATCTTTCGTACCTCTCCGCCGATGCGGCACGGGGCAACCCGGAGGCGGGGGCGGAAGAACGGTTGTCCCAGACGGGCGACAACCTGGCCAACGTCATTCAATACCTGGGCGAGGAACATCCGGAACGCTTGAACAAGATTTTTGAAACCTTGAAACGACGTGTCCCGCGCATCGAGAAGGTGACCTCACGCCCGCTGGACGACGGCCGCCTGCTGCTTCAGGTCAAGGACGCACCCTTTTCTTCCCCGGTGCTGGCGCGCTTCGCCTCGGACGGAACACTGAAGATGCTGGCCTACCTGATCCTGCTCTACGATCCGGAACCACCGCAGCTCATTGGCATCGAAGAGCCGGAAAACTACCTCCACCCCCGGCTTCTGCCGGAACTGGCGGAAGAGTGCGACATGGCTTCGGAGCGCACCCAGCTCATCGTGACCACCCACTCCCCCTTCTTTATTGATCGGCTGCGTCCGGAACAGGTGCGGGTGCTCTATCGAGGCGCCGACGGTTACACCCGCGCGAAGCGGGTGGCGGATATGCGCGGCATCGGGGAATTTCTTGAGGCGGGGGCATCCTTGGGGGATCTGTGGATGGAGGGACATTTCGACGTGGGCGACCCCCTGGCTGGGGAGGAAGGGGCATGAGCCGACTGGAAGTGCTGGTGGAGGAGCCATCCATGGAAGAGGCTTTGCGGCACCTGCTGCCGAAGATCATCGGGAATCGCGCCGGGTGGAAGGTGATCAACATGGGAAGCAAGGGGCGGCTCATGAAAGAGCTCCCTAACCGGCTCCGCGGCTACAAACAGCGGATGGATAAAGGCGAGAAGATCAAGATCATCGTCTTGATCGATCGGGACAATGACAACTGTCACGACCTGAAACGGCAACTTGAAGACATGGCTCGCAAAGCTGGATTGCAGACAAAAACGGCTGCGGGAACGGGTGGTGCTGCTTTCCAGGTGGTCAATCGCATCGCCATCGAGGAGCTGGAGGCTTGGTTCATGGGCGATACCGCGGCATTGCAATGCGCTTTTACATCGTTACGTGGTGTTCGCTTTCCTAACTCATTCAACAATCCCGACAATGACGGCACCTGGGAACGGCTGCACCATTTCCTCAAACAAAACGGTATCTACCGTAAAAGCTACCCCAAGATCGACGCGGCCCGCACTATTGCCAAACACATGGACCCTGGCCGCAATCGCTCGCGCAGTTTTCAATACTTTGTGCAAGGCGTGGAGGCCTGCCTATGAAACTCCACTTCGAACCCAACCTCGACTACCAGCTCCAGGCCATCGAGGCGGTCTGCGACCTGTTCCGCGGGCAGGAGATCTGCCGCACCGAGTTTACCGTCACGCGGCAGACGAGCCTGGCGTTTGCCAAGAGCGACCCGGGCGTCGGAGACCTTGGCGTCGGCAACCGTCTGACGCTGCTCGACGACGAGATTCTCGCCAACCTCCGCGACGTTCAGATCCGCAACGGCCTTGCGCCGTCGGAGACCCTGGCCTCGGGCGACTTCACCGTGGAAATGGAGACCGGCACCGGCAAGACCTACGTCTACCTGCGCACGATCTTCGAGCTGAACAAGCGCTACGGCTTCACCAAGTTCGTTATCGTGGTGCCGTCCGTGGCCATCAAGGAGGGTGTGTACAAGTCGCTCCAGATCACCGAGGAGCACTTCAAGAGCCTGTACGCGGGCGTGCCTTTCGACTACTTCCTGTACGATTCGGCAAAGCTCGGCCAGGTGCGTAGCTTTGCCACCGGAGCCAACATTCAGATCATGGTGGTCACCGTCGGG
The nucleotide sequence above comes from Chlorobaculum tepidum TLS. Encoded proteins:
- a CDS encoding DUF4276 family protein; protein product: MSRLEVLVEEPSMEEALRHLLPKIIGNRAGWKVINMGSKGRLMKELPNRLRGYKQRMDKGEKIKIIVLIDRDNDNCHDLKRQLEDMARKAGLQTKTAAGTGGAAFQVVNRIAIEELEAWFMGDTAALQCAFTSLRGVRFPNSFNNPDNDGTWERLHHFLKQNGIYRKSYPKIDAARTIAKHMDPGRNRSRSFQYFVQGVEACL
- a CDS encoding AAA family ATPase — its product is MMNQFFEPPRVEALHVQNYRALQNVRLDSITPLTVLLGPNGSGKSTLVDVFAFLSECFGEGLRKAWDRRGRFRELRSRDSVGPIVIELQYREKPGTPLITYHLEIDEKDRGPVVKREFLRWKRTHPGAPFYFLDYREGVGRVITGEQPESQDKRIEKPLSGPDVLAVNTLGQLAENPRVIALRAFITSWHLSYLSADAARGNPEAGAEERLSQTGDNLANVIQYLGEEHPERLNKIFETLKRRVPRIEKVTSRPLDDGRLLLQVKDAPFSSPVLARFASDGTLKMLAYLILLYDPEPPQLIGIEEPENYLHPRLLPELAEECDMASERTQLIVTTHSPFFIDRLRPEQVRVLYRGADGYTRAKRVADMRGIGEFLEAGASLGDLWMEGHFDVGDPLAGEEGA